One part of the Haloprofundus halobius genome encodes these proteins:
- a CDS encoding ABC transporter ATP-binding protein — translation MSELTLQELRKEYSDVVAVNNTNLKLEDGEFVSFVGPSGCGKSTTLGMISGLTRPTSGTVEIGGRDVTDDAPKDRGIAMVFQNIALFPHKSVYGNISFGLRMRGYESDEIDQRVDEAVEILQLEGMLNRMPDELSGGQRQRVAIGRALVRNPDVFLMDEPLANLDAKLRVHMRTEIQRIQRELDVTMVYVTHDQEEAMTMSDRIVVMDGGAVQQFAPPLECYNEPANQFVASFIGSPSMNFIDGVVTEDGLETPRFDIPLDTEQLALERKANVTLGIRPEDIYPSDKTAGQKEYSTPIQVTVDVTEPTGNRVMTYLLIGDENATGIHEVDELLMEVEPDTEIKEGDTLDVYLDRSKIHLFDESGDAIAHGTTREALEVTTVDESSKAEN, via the coding sequence ATGTCAGAATTAACACTTCAAGAGTTGCGAAAGGAGTATAGTGATGTCGTTGCGGTCAACAACACGAACCTAAAGCTAGAAGACGGAGAATTCGTCTCGTTCGTCGGTCCGTCAGGCTGCGGGAAATCGACGACGCTCGGGATGATCTCGGGGCTGACTCGCCCGACGAGCGGAACGGTCGAGATCGGCGGCAGGGATGTCACGGACGACGCTCCGAAGGACCGAGGAATCGCGATGGTATTCCAAAATATTGCCCTGTTCCCCCACAAGAGCGTCTACGGGAACATCAGCTTCGGGCTGCGGATGCGGGGATACGAATCCGACGAGATCGATCAGCGGGTCGACGAAGCGGTCGAGATCCTCCAGCTAGAGGGAATGCTCAACCGGATGCCGGACGAGTTATCCGGTGGACAACGCCAACGCGTCGCGATCGGTCGTGCGCTCGTTAGAAATCCGGACGTCTTCCTCATGGACGAACCACTAGCGAACCTCGACGCGAAGTTGCGCGTCCACATGCGAACGGAGATACAGCGCATTCAGCGTGAACTTGACGTCACAATGGTGTACGTCACCCACGATCAGGAAGAGGCGATGACGATGTCTGATCGGATCGTGGTGATGGACGGGGGAGCGGTCCAGCAATTCGCTCCCCCACTCGAATGTTACAACGAACCGGCAAACCAGTTCGTTGCGAGCTTCATCGGCTCTCCGTCGATGAACTTTATCGACGGGGTCGTAACGGAGGACGGTCTGGAGACGCCCCGCTTCGACATCCCACTTGATACCGAGCAACTGGCTCTCGAACGGAAAGCGAACGTGACGCTCGGTATCCGCCCGGAGGACATCTATCCCAGCGACAAGACTGCTGGCCAGAAAGAGTACTCGACACCCATACAGGTAACTGTTGACGTGACCGAACCCACTGGGAACCGAGTGATGACCTATCTGCTTATCGGGGACGAGAACGCGACGGGCATTCACGAAGTCGACGAACTGCTCATGGAGGTCGAACCCGATACCGAGATCAAGGAAGGGGACACGCTTGACGTCTACCTCGACCGTTCAAAGATCCACCTCTTCGACGAATCCGGCGACGCGATTGCGCACGGAACGACGAGAGAAGCCCTCGAGGTCACCACGGTCGACGAATCCTCCAAAGCAGAAAATTAA